A region from the Drosophila mauritiana strain mau12 chromosome 2L, ASM438214v1, whole genome shotgun sequence genome encodes:
- the LOC117147177 gene encoding sphingolipid delta(4)-desaturase DES1 produces the protein MGQKVSRTDFEWVYTEEPHASRRKIILEKYPQIKKLFGHDPNFKWVAGAMVLTQILALFVVKDLSWSWLIVAAYCFGGIINHSLMLAVHEISHNLAFGHSRPMHNRILGFICNLPIGLPMSISFKKYHLEHHRYQGDETIDTDIPTLLEARLFDTTFGKFLWVCLQPFFYIFRPLVINPKPPTRLEIINTVVQLTFNALIVYFLGWKPLAYLLIGSILAMGLHPVAGHFISEHYMFAKGFETYSYYGPLNWITFNVGYHNEHHDFPAVPGSRLPEVKRIAKEFYDTMPQHTSWTRVLYDFIMDPAVGPYARVKRRQRGLAS, from the exons GACTTCGAGTGGGTGTACACGGAGGAGCCGCACGCCTCGCGGCGCAAGATCATACTGGAGAAGTACCCGCAGATCAAGAAGCTATTTGGCCACGACCCCAACTTCAAGTGGGTGGCCGGCGCAATGGTTCTGACGCAGATCCTGGCGTTGTTCGTCGTGAAGGACCTGTCGTGGTCTTGGCTCATCGTGGCCGCCTACTGCTTCGGCGGCATCATCAACCACTCGTTGATGCTGGCCGTGCACGAGATCTCGCACAACCTGGCCTTTGGACACAGCAGACCTATGCACAACCGGATCCTGGGCTTCATCTGCAACCTGCCCATCGGGTTGCCCATGAGCATTTCCTTCAAGAAGTACCACCTCGAACATCACCG TTACCAAGGTGATGAGACGATTGACACTGACATACCCACACTGCTGGAGGCGCGCCTGTTTGACACCACATTTGGAAAGTTTCTGTGGGTGTGCCTGCAGCCTTTCTTCTACATTTTCCGTCCACTGGTGATTAACCCGAAGCCACCTACACGCCTGGAGATTATTAACACCGTGGTGCAGCTGACTTTCAACGCCCTGATCGTTTACTTTCTGGGCTGGAAGCCACTGGCCTATCTGTTGATCGGCAGTATTTTAGCCATGGGACTGCACCCGGTGGCCGGACACTTTATCTCGGAGCACTACATGTTCGCCAAAGGCTTTGAGACGTACTCCTACTACGGTCCGCTCAACTGGATCACCTTCAATGTGGGCTACCACAACGAGCATCACGACTTTCCGGCGGTGCCCGGCTCCAGGCTGCCAGAGGTAAAGCGCATCGCCAAGGAATTCTACGACACAATGCCACAGCACACCAGCTGGACCCGGGTTCTGTACGACTTCATCATGGACCCAGCAGTGGGACCTTACGCACGCGTGAAGCGACGCCAGCGCGGCCTGGCCTCCTAA
- the LOC117147144 gene encoding lysine-specific demethylase lid, translating into MSAKTEADNTTAANSGGGGVGSGPSSAGGASANGTATPARRLRTRNSTGNGTNSGSESVKKSNANDEPSTPVTPAGATGSHTHAPPGTSPAVMERPMPSVPMNHASSSVSASKKYHNSCPHPTPTPAPTGHKKSVHTQPHSSNKFDQGKNEEFHFDTPPECPVFRPTTEEFKNPLAYISKIRSIAEKCGIAKILPPATWSPPFAVDVDKLRFVPRVQRLNELEAKTRVKLNFLDQIAKFWELQGSSLKIPMVERKALDLYTLHRIVQEEGGMEQTTKDRKWAKVANRMQYPSSKSVGATLKAHYERILHPFEVYTSGKVLGPTPASSGSGSTPVKLEDGGGTDYKAHEIPTRQQIAPPNETNTRRSKRFGNSNASCGLSGVTPTTKPSAGVFVKTETKEEFKRDLLSSFNAVNNSGSPLATGTTANTRGASQKKGGEPPALIVDPLMKYICHICNRGDVEESMLLCDGCDDSYHTFCLLPPLTSIPKGEWLCPRCVVEEVSKPQEAFGFEQAEREYTLQQFGQMADQFKQEYFRKPVHLVPTEMVEREFWRIVSSIDEDVTVEYGADLHTMDHGSGFPTKSSLYLLPGDQEYAESSWNLNNLPLLEDSILGHINADISGMNAPWMYVGMCFAAFCWHNEDHWSYSINYLHWGEPKTWYGVPGSCAEQFEETMKQAAPELFSSQPDLLHQLVTIMNPNILMNNRVPVFRTDQHAGEFVITFPRAYHAGFNQGYNFAEAVNFAPADWLKMGRECVNHYSMLRRFCVFSHDELVCKMALEPAKLTFGIATACYIDMAEMVDTEKKLRKSLLEWGVTRAERRAFELVNDDERHCQECNTTCFLSAVACECNDKLIVCLRHYTVLCGCAPEKHTLIYRYTLDEMPLMLQKLKVKAHSFERWLSRCRDIVDAHTPTSVTLQELQELCKEAETKKFPSSLLIDRLNAAAVEAEKCVTVIQQLGINKVRTRSDHNQEAAQYKLTMEELELFVQEIDNLCCIIDEGASVRELLVLGKQFVERSESQLQLSLESLEESELETLINEGSSLRIELQQLDLLQKRLKQCKWYKRSQGLRETSSKLTYQDVKNLLHIAAADLDPTDPYVDKEMRKLQQIGADIEAWESQAAKYFRRLTQQHELGEIEQFLKSATDINGQVPSHGLLKDALRKAREWLRAVEQLQQNNHVTYCHTLEAMIERGMNIPIQLEELSRMQGHLNSAHQWKDNTACAFLKKGTFYTLLEVLMPRSDAINIDSDLKPRFQDDFLKEKNPAEIVASFKHAEEQELLDMRELRRQNMNKNPMRDMFCLCKSEFRNLMFNCQLCRDWFHEDCVPPPSATNQNGIVNGGSGPGSNRPKWLCPSCVRSKRPRLETILPLLVQLQQLPIRLPEDEALRCLAERAMNWQDRARKALSSPDVSAAQEAILAQQQQKRRSEGGAGVGNISSPRKPRRRGSLTKEASGSTESDADDDDDEDECRLRIVEDNFSNDEDEPRTAPATSTVNSDLLKLLSDSEIENLLDLMMEGDLLEVSLDETQELWRILETMPPTLLQAEAMERVVQYMQRQRQQHTNPLPTSGAEDSNDSLMVQNSPNSNSNSGGATGSASNSGRNKKRRSNDAGGNPAVPRKKQSTPKQTPGKKGSAAAARKSDAKASPAASTTPGADADAENKQANGGNTNSSTGSGGGNSATTTPTPGSTHKKRKRTSTTATNNNNNNNNNSTNNSNSSTNLNSNTTSAQGAATGGNNATGGQKKHAQRSQQAAQEDDEEECRAENCHKPTGREVDWVQCDGGCNEWFHMYCVGLNRSQIKPDDDYICIRCTKTVAIGTQGSGHSMSVASTTTPGKQRAVQSAR; encoded by the exons ATGTCCGCCAAAACTGAGGCGGACAACACGACGGCCGCCAACTCCGGCGGCGGAGGAGTCGGGAGCGGTCCTTCATCCGCCGGTGGCGCCTCCGCGAATGGAACAGCAACTCCGGCACGTCGTCTGCGTACCCGAAACTCAACGGGCAACGGGACTAATAGTGGAAGTGAGTCCGTGAAGAAGTCCAATGCTAACGACGAGCCCTCGACCCCAGTCACCCCGGCAGGAGCAACAGGATCTCACACCCATGCTCCGCCAGGCACATCTCCGGCGGTAATGGAACGGCCTATGCCCAGTGTTCCCATGAATCACGCCAGCAGCAGTGTGTCAGCCAGCAAAAAGTACCATAATAGTTGTCCTCATCCCACGCCCACACCTGCGCCCACTGGGCACAAGAAGTCGGTGCACACGCAGCCGCACAGCAGTAACAAGTTCGACCAGGGAAAGAACGAGGAGTTCCACTTTGACACGCCGCCAGAGTGCCCCGTTTTCCGGCCCACAACTGAGGAGTTCAAGAATCCGCTGGCCTACATCAGCAAGATCCGCTCCATAGCTGAGAAGTGTGGAATCGCAAAGATCCTGCCGCCAGCAACCTGGTCGCCGCCGTTTGCAGTGGACGTGGACAAGCTACGCTTCGTGCCACGTGTCCAGCGACTGAATGAGCTGGAGGCAAAGACGCGAGTCAAACTCAACTTCCTTGATCAGATCGCAAAGTTCTGGGAGCTGCAAGGCTCTTCGCTAAAGATCCCAATGGTGGAGCGCAAGGCCCTCGACTTGTACACACTGCACCGCATCGTGCAGGAGGAGGGGGGCATGGAGCAAACCACAAAGGATCGCAAGTGGGCCAAGGTGGCCAACCGGATGCAGTACCCCTCCAGCAAAAGTGTAGGCGCAACCCTGAAGGCACACTACGAACGCATCTTGCACCCCTTTGAGGTATACACGTCGGGAAAGGTTCTAGGACCCACACCAGCGTCGTCTGGATCTGGTAGCACGCCCGTCAAATTGGAGGACGGAGGCGGAACCGACTACAAAGCGCATGAAATTCCCACACGGCAGCAAATTGCGCCGCCCAACGAGACAAACACACGTCGCTCCAAGCGTTTCGGAAACTCCAATGCCAGCTGCGGCCTGAGTGGTGTCACACCCACGACAAAACCATCAGCGGGCGTATTTGTCAAGACGGAGACCAAGGAAGAATTTAAGAGGGATCTTCTCAGCAGTTTCAATGCTGTCAACAACAGCGGATCGCCGTTAGCCACAGGCACTACGGCAAACACTCGCGGAGCAAGCCAGAAGAAGGGAGGAGAGCCTCCAGCACTTATCGTAGACCCACTGATGAAGTACATTTGCCACATCTGCAATCGCGGCGACGTCGAGGAGTCTATGCTGCTTTGCGATGGCTGCGATGACAGCTACCACACCTTCTGCCTGTTGCCGCCTCTGACCAGCATACCCAAAG GCGAATGGCTTTGCCCGCGCTGCGTCGTCGAGGAAGTAAGCAAACCGCAGGAAGCGTTTGGTTTTGAGCAGGCGGAGAGGGAATACACTCTGCAACAATTTGGACAAATGGCTGACCAGTTTAAGCAAGAATACTTCCGCAAGCCGGTGCACTTGGTGCCCACTGAGATGGTGGAGCGCGAATTTTGGCGCATCGTGTCATCTATCGATGAAGACGTTACCGTCGAGTATGGGGCAGACTTGCACACAATGGATCACGGCTCCGGTTTTCCCACTAAGAGCTCGTTATATTTGTTGCCGGGCGACCAAGAGTATGCAGAGTCAAGCTGGAACCTTAACAACTTGCCGTTGCTGGAGGATTCCATTCTGGGTCACATCAACGCCGACATTAGCGGCATGAACGCTCCGTGGATGTATGTGGGCATGTGCTTCGCAGCCTTCTGCTGGCACAACGAGGACCACTGGAGCTACTCCATCAACTATCTTCACTGGGGAGAACCTAAAACCTGGTACGGTGTTCCGGGGTCCTGTGCTGAGCAGTTTGAAGAGACCATGAAGCAGGCAGCTCCAGAACTTTTTTCATCACAGCCCGATCTGCTTCACCAGCTGGTGACCATTATGAACCCGAACATTTTGATGAACAATCGTGTACCGGTATTCCGAACCGATCAGCATGCAGGCGAGTTTGTGATCACCTTCCCCAGGGCCTATCACGCAGGCTTTAACCAAGGCTATAACTTCGCGGAGGCCGTCAATTTTGCACCTGCCGATTGGCTGAAGATGGGACGCGAGTGTGTTAACCACTATTCCATGCTGCGCCGTTTCTGTGTCTTTTCGCACGACGAGCTCGTTTGCAAGATGGCCCTGGAGCCAGCGAAACTCACATTTGGCATCGCTACTGCCTGCTACATCGACATGGCCGAAATGGTTGACACGGAGAAGAAACTGCGCAAATCGCTTTTGGAGTGGGGCGTTACCCGCGCAGAGCGTCGCGCCTTCGAGCTAGTGAACGACGATGAGCGCCATTGCCAAGAGTGCAACACCACGTGCTTCCTGTCGGCGGTGGCCTGCGAGTGTAACGACAAGTTGATTGTCTGTTTGCGCCACTACACGGTACTCTGCGGCTGTGCTCCTGAGAAGCACACCCTGATATATCGCTATACACTGGACGAGATGCCGCTGATGCTGCAGAAACTGAAGGTGAAGGCGCACAGCTTCGAGCGTTGGCTTTCACGTTGTCGTGACATAGTCGATGCACATACACCCACCTCGGTGACCctgcaggagctgcaggaaTTGTGCAAGGAGGCCGAGACGAAAAAGTTTCCCTCCTCGCTGCTCATCGATCGCCTTAATGCTGCGGCCGTTGAGGCAGAGAAATGTGTCACAGTCATACAGCAACTGGGTATCAATAAG GTGCGAACTCGCTCGGACCACAACCAGGAGGCTGCTCAGTACAAGCTAACCATGGAGGAGCTAGAGTTGTTCGTTCAAGAAATCGATAATCTCTGCTGCATCATTGACGAGGGCGCTTCGGTGCGAGAGCTGCTTGTTTTGGGAAAACAGTTTGTGGAACGGTCCGAGAGCCAGCTGCAGTTATCGCTGGAGTCTCTGGAGGAGAGTGAGCTGGAAACGTTAATAAACGAAGGCAGCTCCTTGCGCATCGAACTGCAACAGCTCGACCTACTGCAGAAGCGACTGAAGCAGTGCAAGTGGTACAAACGCTCGCAGGGATTGAGGGAGACCAGCTCAAAGCTGACCTACCAAGACGTGAAGAACCTGTTGCACATTGCGGCTGCTGACCTTGATCCCACGGATCCGTATGTCGACAAGGAGATGCGAAAATTGCAACAGATCGGTGCAGATATCGAAGCCTGGGAGTCGCAGGCGGCCAAGTATTTCCGGCGACTGACCCAACAGCACGAACTGGGCGAAATCGAGCAGTTCTTGAAATCGGCCACGGATATCAACGGTCAAGTGCCTTCGCACGGACTGCTGAAGGATGCCCTACGAAAGGCGCGTGAGTGGCTACGGGCCGTTGAGCAGCTACAGCAGAACAACCACGTCACATATTGCCACACACTAGAGGCCATGATCGAGCGCGGCATGAACATACCCAtccagctggaggagctgaGCCGAATGCAGGGGCACCTAAATAGTGCACATCAATGGAAAGACAACACAGCGTGCGCCTTCCTCAAGAAGGGAACCTTTTATACGCTCTTGGAGGTTCTCATGCCCCGGTCGGACGCCATCAACATAGACTCGGATCTCAAGCCGCGCTTCCAG GACGATTTTCTGAAAGAGAAAAATCCGGCGGAGATTGTGGCTAGCTTCAAGCACGcagaggagcaggagctgctCGATATGCGTGAGCTTCGGAGGCAAAATATGAACAAAAACCCCATGCGGGATATGTTCTGCTTGTGCAAGTCCGAGTTCCGAAACTTAATGTTCAATTGTCAGTTGTGCCGCGATTGGTTTCACGAGGATTGCGTCCCACCGCCATCAGCCACAAATCAAAATGGAATTGTTAACGGCGGATCAGGACCAGGTAGCAATCGACCCAAATGGCTATGTCCGAGCTGTGTGCGCTCAAAGAGACCGCGCCTAGAAACCATCCTTCCGCTACTTGTCCAGCTGCAGCAACTGCCCATCCGTTTGCCCGAAGACGAAGCGTTGCGTTGCCTGGCGGAGCGTGCAATGAACTGGCAGGATAGGGCCAGGAAAGCTCTTAGCAGTCCTGACGTCAGTGCGGCTCAAGAAGCGATTctggcgcagcagcagcagaagcgtCGCTCCGAGGGTGGAGCAGGGGTGGGAAATATCAGCAGTCCACGGAAGCCACGTCGACGAGGCAGCCTGACGAAAGAGGCAAGTGGTTCAACAGAGTCCGATGccgacgacgatgacgacgaggaCGAATGTCGTCTTCGAATCGTCGAAGACAACTTTAGCAACGATGAAGATGAGCCTCGTACCGCCCCCGCGACCTCCACCGTCAACTCCGATCTCCTCAAGCTGCTGTCCGAcagtgaaattgaaaatttgctTGACCTGATGATGGAGGGCGACCTGCTTGAGGTATCCTTAGACGAAACGCAGGAGCTGTGGCGCATTCTAGAAACGATGCCGCCCACGTTGCTGCAGGCGGAGGCCATGGAGCGTGTTGTCCAGTACATGCAGCGTCAGCGGCAACAGCATACAAATCCGCTGCCGACATCCGGCGCCGAAGACTCCAATGATAGTTTGATGGTACAAAATAGTCCcaatagcaacagcaataGTGGCGGGGCAACGGGTTCTGCGAGCAACAGCGGACGCAACAAGAAGAGGCGCTCCAACGACGCCGGCGGCAACCCGGCAGTGCCGCGCAAGAAGCAGAGCACACCGAAGCAGACGCCGGGCAAGAAGGGATCAGCGGCAGCGGCCCGCAAGAGCGATGCCAAGGCATCGCCAGCAGCATCAACCACTCCTGGTGCGGATGCCGATGCCGAGAACAAGCAGGCCAACGGTGGTAATACGAACTCCAGTACAGGATCAGGTGGTGGCAATTCTGCGACGACTACGCCCACACCCGGCTCGACGCACAAAAAGCGCAAGCGCACctcaaccacagccaccaataataacaacaacaataataataacagcacGAACAATAGCAACAGCAGTACCAACTTAAACAGCAACACCACCAGCGCCCAGGGAGCAGCCACTGGAGGCAATAACGCGACTGGCGGTCAGAAGAAGCACGCGCAACGGTCTCAGCAGGCGGCGCAAgaggacgacgaggaggagtgCCGGGCGGAGAACTGCCACAAGCCAACCGGGCGAGAGGTGGACTGGGTGCAGTGCGACGGCGGCTGCAACGAATGGTTCCACATGTACTGTGTGGGCCTCAATCGCAGCCAGATAAAGCCCGACGACGACTACATCTGCATTCGATGCACGAAGACAGTTGCCATCGGAACACAGGGCTCCGGTCACAGTATGAGCGTGGCGTCCACGACGACGCCGGGCAAGCAGCGGGCGGTGCAATCGGCGCGGTAG
- the LOC117147167 gene encoding tetraspanin-17 isoform X2, producing MPAAVRKFRRETSEISCCLKYLLFASNVILWLSALLVLSVGIWAWREKDMFRNITRLHFIALDPAFVLIILGGVTFLLGFMGSVGALRENTCLLGAYAIFLSVLLIAEIGFCAVAFALKDKGWIKDQATEGLKAFIRHYREDADQQNLIDWIQEDWLQCCGIDGPKDWDSNNYFNCSSIAIGSREACGVPFSCCRRRPQEVIKNKQCGYDVRKEGHPVDRNIHERGCLRAGEDWLEAHLISVAIGCVALLVLQGVELSKIIYEKGCVQAGEEWMEHNLIIISTTVIVVMFFQILGICFAQNLRADIYTQKSKWH from the exons ATGCCAGCCGCTGTGCGCAAGTTCCGCCGCGAAACCAGTGAAATCAGCTGTTGCCTGAAGTACCTTTTGTTCGCCAGCAATGTGATCCTGTGGCTCTCGGCTCTGCTGGTCCTCTCCGTTGGCATCTGGGCCTGGAGAGAGAAGGACATGTTCCGCAACATTACGCGGCTGCACTTCATCGCCCTGGACCCGGCCTTCGTGCTGATCATCCTGGGAGGCGTCACCTTCCTACTGGGCTTCATGGGCAGCGTGGGCGCCTTGCGCGAGAACACCTGCCTCCTGGGGGCG TACGCCATCTTCCTGAGTGTCCTGCTTATCGCAGAGATCGGCTTCTGTGCAGTGGCCTTCGCGCTCAAGGACAAGGGCTGG ATCAAAGACCAGGCCACCGAGGGACTCAAGGCCTTCATCCGCCACTATCGCGAGGACGCAGACCAGCAGAATTTGATTGACTGGATCCAGGAGGATTGGCTGCAGTGTTGCGGTATTGATGGTCCCAAGGACTGGGACAGCAACAACTACTTCAATTGCTCGTCCATCGCTATTGGCAGCAGGGAGGCGTGCGGAGTGCCCTTCTCCTGCTGCCGCAGGCGTCCCCAGGAGGTGATCAAGAACAAGCAATGCGGCTACGATGTACGCAAGGAGGGACAT CCGGTGGATAGGAATATACATGAGCGTGGCTGCTTGCGCGCTGGCGAGGATTGGCTGGAGGCCCATCTTATTAGTGTGGCGATCGGCTGCGTGGCTCTGCTCGTCCTGCAG GGCGTGGAGTTGTCCAAAATAATCTACGAAAAGGGCTGTGTTCAAGCAGGCGAAGAATGGATGGAGCACAACTTGATTATCATTTCCACTACTGTTATAGTTGTGATGTTTTTCCAG ATCTTGGGCATTTGCTTTGCTCAGAACCTGCGTGCCGATATCTACACTCAAAAGTCAAAGTGGCACTGA
- the LOC117147167 gene encoding tetraspanin-5 isoform X1, which translates to MPAAVRKFRRETSEISCCLKYLLFASNVILWLSALLVLSVGIWAWREKDMFRNITRLHFIALDPAFVLIILGGVTFLLGFMGSVGALRENTCLLGAYAIFLSVLLIAEIGFCAVAFALKDKGWIKDQATEGLKAFIRHYREDADQQNLIDWIQEDWLQCCGIDGPKDWDSNNYFNCSSIAIGSREACGVPFSCCRRRPQEVIKNKQCGYDVRKEGHGVELSKIIYEKGCVQAGEEWMEHNLIIISTTVIVVMFFQILGICFAQNLRADIYTQKSKWH; encoded by the exons ATGCCAGCCGCTGTGCGCAAGTTCCGCCGCGAAACCAGTGAAATCAGCTGTTGCCTGAAGTACCTTTTGTTCGCCAGCAATGTGATCCTGTGGCTCTCGGCTCTGCTGGTCCTCTCCGTTGGCATCTGGGCCTGGAGAGAGAAGGACATGTTCCGCAACATTACGCGGCTGCACTTCATCGCCCTGGACCCGGCCTTCGTGCTGATCATCCTGGGAGGCGTCACCTTCCTACTGGGCTTCATGGGCAGCGTGGGCGCCTTGCGCGAGAACACCTGCCTCCTGGGGGCG TACGCCATCTTCCTGAGTGTCCTGCTTATCGCAGAGATCGGCTTCTGTGCAGTGGCCTTCGCGCTCAAGGACAAGGGCTGG ATCAAAGACCAGGCCACCGAGGGACTCAAGGCCTTCATCCGCCACTATCGCGAGGACGCAGACCAGCAGAATTTGATTGACTGGATCCAGGAGGATTGGCTGCAGTGTTGCGGTATTGATGGTCCCAAGGACTGGGACAGCAACAACTACTTCAATTGCTCGTCCATCGCTATTGGCAGCAGGGAGGCGTGCGGAGTGCCCTTCTCCTGCTGCCGCAGGCGTCCCCAGGAGGTGATCAAGAACAAGCAATGCGGCTACGATGTACGCAAGGAGGGACAT GGCGTGGAGTTGTCCAAAATAATCTACGAAAAGGGCTGTGTTCAAGCAGGCGAAGAATGGATGGAGCACAACTTGATTATCATTTCCACTACTGTTATAGTTGTGATGTTTTTCCAG ATCTTGGGCATTTGCTTTGCTCAGAACCTGCGTGCCGATATCTACACTCAAAAGTCAAAGTGGCACTGA
- the LOC117147160 gene encoding beta-galactosidase, producing the protein MTSCRRNRKLTMAVSGCLIIAVMALTVGLCVGLGGDTDAPEEQQRFTIDHEANTFMLDGQPFRYVSGSFHYFRAVPESWRSRLRTMRASGLNALDTYVEWSLHNPHDGEYNWEGIADVVKFLEIAQEEDFYIILRPGPYICAERDNGGLPHWLFTKYPSIKMRTNDPNYISEVGKWYAELMPRLQHLFVGNGGKIIMVQVENEYGDYACDHDYLNWLRDETEKYVSGKALLFTVDIPNEKMSCGKIENVFATTDFGIDRINEIDKIWAMLRALQPTGPLVNSEFYPGWLTHWQEQNQRRDGQEVANALRTILSYNASVNLYMFFGGTNFGFTAGANYNLDGGIGYAADITSYDYDAVMDEAGGVTTKYNLVKAVIGEFLPLPEITLNPAKRLAYGRVELTPKLALLSTEGRAALSKGDPVESIKPKTFEELDLYSGLVLYETELPSMDLDPALLKIDQINDRAHVFVDQELVGTLSREAQIYSLPLSKGWGSTLQLLVENQGRVNFYISNDTKGIFGEVSLQLHNGGYLPLENWRSTAFPLEQSAVDLWRREHTDQKALDPLLARQRILRNGPILYTGSLTVAEVGDTYLNMAGWGKGVAYVNGFNLGRYWPVAGPQVTLYVPNEILKVGENSLVILEYQRANKTATGEDLPAVQFDAVAQLDGESGDVPLK; encoded by the exons ATGACCAGTTGTCGTCGCAATCGAAAGCTGACGATGGCCGTAAGTGGATGTCTGATAATTGCTGTGATGGCCCTCACCGTCGGGCTTTGTGTGGGACTGGGCGGTGACACCGACGCCCCCGAG GAACAGCAAAGGTTTACGATCGACCATGAGGCCAACACCTTCATGCTGGATGGCCAGCCCTTCCGGTACGTCTCTGGATCGTTCCACTACTTCCGCGCCGTGCCCGAGTCCTGGCGAAGTCGGTTGCGCACCATGCGAGCATCTGGTCTTAATGCTCTGGATAC CTATGTTGAATGGTCGCTCCACAATCCCCACGATGGAGAATACAACTGGGAGGGCATTGCGGATGTGGTCAAGTTCCTGGAGATTGCTCAGGAGGAAGACTTCTATATCATTCTCCGTCCGGGTCCCTATATTTGTGCTGAGCGAGATAAT GGTGGTCTTCCTCACTGGTTGTTTACCAAATACCCGTCCATCAAGATGCGGACCAATGACCCCAACTACATCTCAGAGGTGGGCAAGTGGTATGCGGAGCTGATGCCACGCCTCCAGCACCTGTTCGTGGGCAACGGCGGCAAGATCATAATGGTGCAGGTGGAGAACGAGTACGGTGACTATGCCTGCGATCACGACTACCTCAACTGGCTGCGAGACGAGACGGAGAAGTATGTGTCCGGCAAGGCGCTGCTCTTCACGGTGGACATACCCAACGAGAAGATGAGCTGTGGAAAGATCGAGAACGTGTTCGCCACCACTGACTTCGGCATCGATCGCA TCAATGAAATTGACAAGATCTGGGCAATGCTGCGTGCCCTGCAGCCGACTGGTCCACTGGTCAACTCGGAGTTCTATCCCGGCTGGCTAACCCATTGGCAGGAGCAGAACCAAAGGCGTGATGGCCAGGAGGTAGCCAATGCACTAAG GACAATTCTGAGCTACAACGCCAGTGTTAACCTCTATATGTTCTTTGGCGGCACAAACTTCGGGTTCACTGCTGGTGCCAACTACAATCTGGACGGTGGCATCGGATATGCGGCAGACATTACCAGCTACGACTACGATGCGGTGATGGACGAGGCCGGTGGCGTCACCACGAAGTACAACCTTGTCAAGGCTGTGATTGGCGAATTCCTTCCGCTGCCGGAAATCACCTTGAATCCCGCTAAGCGCCTGGCCTACGGAAGGGTGGAGCTGACACCCAAGCTGGCACTGCTCTCGACGGAAGGACGTGCGGCGCTCTCCAAGGGTGATCCCGTCGAATCGATCAAGCCCAAAACCTTCGAGGAACTGGACTTGTACTCGGGCCTCGTCCTGTACGAGACCGAGCTGCCCAGCATGGATCTAGACCCAGCCTTGCTGAAAATAGATCAAATTAACGATCGCGCACACGTATTCGTAGACCAGGAACTGGTGGGCACACTCTCCCGCGAGGCACAGATCTACTCGCTGCCGCTTAGCAAGGGCTGGGGCAGCACACTGCAACTGCTGGTGGAGAACCAAGGACGCGTCAACTTCTACATCTCCAACGACACGAAGGGCATCTTTGGTGAGGTGAGCCTGCAGCTGCACAATGGTGGTTACCTCCCGCTGGAGAACTGGCGCAGTACCGCATTCCCGCTGGAGCAATCCGCCGTCGACCTCTGGCGGCGCGAGCACACTGACCAGAAGGCCTTGGACCCGCTGCTGGCAAGGCAACGCATTCTTCGAAACGGACCCATCCTCTATACTGGCAGCCTGACAGTGGCGGAGGTGGGCGACACCTATTTAAACATGGCCGGTTGGGGCAAGGGCGTGGCCTATGTGAACGGTTTCAATCTGGGACGCTACTGGCCTGTGGCAGGTCCACAGGTCACCTTGTACGTGCCCAACGAGATACTGAAAGTGGGTGAAAACTCGCTGGTGATCCTTGAGTACCAACGAGCGAATAAAACAGCAACTGGCGAGGATCTACCTGCGGTGCAGTTCGACGCAGTTGCTCAGCTAGACGGAGAGTCAGGTGATGTCCCACTTAAATGA